In the Verrucomicrobiia bacterium genome, TCACCTCGTGACGCTTGCAAACCCGGCGGGATCAAACTCAGTTCGTGCCCACGGCGGGACGGTAGTCCTCGCCGTGGGCGAGCACCGCCCAGGCGGTGCGGGCGATCTTGTTGGCGAGCGCCACGACGACCACGTTCGTGTGTCGGCGTATCTTGAGTTCCCGGAGCCAGGTACCTAGCCGGTCCTGGCGGCGGTCTGAGTGACACACCACGGCGCGGGCCCCGTGGACCATGAGCATGCGCACGTAGTTGTTGCCGCGCTTGGAGATCCCAAGGAGCGTCGTCTTGCCGCCCGTGGAGTGCTGGCGGGGGACGAGCCCCAGGAAGGCGGCAAGCTCCCGGCCTCGCCGGAACTCCCGGCCATCCCCGATGCAGGCGACTAGCGCGGTGGCTGTCAGGGGCCCGATTCCTGGCACGGTCAGGAGTCGCCGGCAGGCCGGATCCGCCTCGGCCACTTGTCGGAGTTCAGCGCTGAGTGCGGCGATCCGTCGGTCGAGCGCCTTGACCTCCTGCCAGAGGTCAGACACCAAAGCCCGCATGCGCGTGGACAGCCCATTCTCGGCATCCTCGAGGATCAAGGGCAGCTCCCGGCCCAGGGCGATGACCCCGATGGGGATCGTAATCCCGTTCTCGAGCAGGAAGGCCCTGAGCTGATTGATGCCGGCGATGCGCTGGGCCATGAGCCCGCTTCTCACCCGGTGCAGGGCCTGCAGATCCTGTTGCGCCACTGTCTTCACTGGCACGAAGCGCATGGTTGGGCGGGTGACCGCCTCGGCGATGGCTTCCGCGTCCAGGTAATCGGACTTGTTCGACTTCACGTAGGGCTTCACAAACTGCGGGGCCATGAGCTTCACGGTGTGGCCGTGCTCGCCAAACCGTCGCGCCAGGTGCTGGGAGCCCGCGCAGGACTCCATCCCCACCAAACAGGGCGGCAGGTTCGCCATGAACCGCATCAGGGCGGCGCGGGTGTAGCGATGCCGGTGCACGATCGCACCGGAGCCATCCAG is a window encoding:
- a CDS encoding IS110 family transposase, with translation MAIQTLGLDIGKSTFHAVGLDGSGAIVHRHRYTRAALMRFMANLPPCLVGMESCAGSQHLARRFGEHGHTVKLMAPQFVKPYVKSNKSDYLDAEAIAEAVTRPTMRFVPVKTVAQQDLQALHRVRSGLMAQRIAGINQLRAFLLENGITIPIGVIALGRELPLILEDAENGLSTRMRALVSDLWQEVKALDRRIAALSAELRQVAEADPACRRLLTVPGIGPLTATALVACIGDGREFRRGRELAAFLGLVPRQHSTGGKTTLLGISKRGNNYVRMLMVHGARAVVCHSDRRQDRLGTWLRELKIRRHTNVVVVALANKIARTAWAVLAHGEDYRPAVGTN